One Dictyoglomus turgidum DSM 6724 DNA window includes the following coding sequences:
- a CDS encoding ferritin-like domain-containing protein, whose translation MASKELLDLLNDAIARELQVSIQYMWQHVQWKGAEHFAVKDELKKIAIQEMKHAESIAERLFYLGGIPTTKPSPIFIGETLKEMLEQDVKDEQNAIELYKKIIQKAREEGDITTAKLFEDILKDEEEHHDTFTSLLEK comes from the coding sequence ATGGCTTCTAAAGAACTCTTAGATCTTTTAAATGATGCCATTGCAAGAGAGCTTCAAGTTTCCATTCAATACATGTGGCAACATGTTCAATGGAAAGGGGCTGAACATTTCGCAGTAAAAGATGAGCTTAAAAAAATTGCTATTCAAGAAATGAAACATGCAGAAAGTATTGCTGAAAGATTATTTTACCTCGGTGGTATACCTACTACAAAACCCTCTCCTATATTTATAGGAGAAACCTTAAAAGAAATGTTAGAACAAGATGTAAAGGATGAGCAAAATGCTATTGAGCTTTATAAGAAGATTATTCAAAAGGCAAGAGAAGAAGGAGATATTACTACAGCAAAGCTCTTTGAAGATATATTAAAGGACGAAGAGGAGCATCACGACACCTTTACAAGCCTTCTTGAAAAGTAG
- a CDS encoding type 1 glutamine amidotransferase, with translation MELKIYHMYPDLLNLYGDRGNIIVFERRLKWRGIKADIVNFTRDDEKDLEDADIIFLGGGSDREQEILYSHLFKFRSLLKDMVEDGACILAVCGGYQLLGRYYLDAYGNKIEGLSILDFYTRAEKGRLIGNILIESNLPLKTKTIVGFENHGGRTYHDYEPLGRVMKGFGNNGKDEKEGLVYKNLIGTYLHGPILSKNPHLADYIIKKALERKYKKEINLPELNDCEEMLAHERVKKKILREGKLYFRLSL, from the coding sequence ATGGAGCTTAAAATATACCATATGTATCCTGATCTTTTGAATTTATATGGGGATAGGGGGAATATTATTGTTTTTGAAAGGAGATTAAAGTGGAGAGGTATAAAAGCAGATATTGTAAATTTTACTAGGGATGATGAGAAAGATTTAGAGGATGCAGATATAATTTTTCTTGGAGGAGGATCCGATAGGGAGCAAGAAATACTTTATTCTCATCTTTTTAAATTTAGAAGTCTTTTAAAAGATATGGTTGAAGATGGAGCTTGTATCCTTGCAGTATGCGGAGGATATCAGCTTTTGGGTAGATATTATCTTGATGCCTATGGAAATAAGATTGAGGGGCTTTCCATATTAGATTTTTATACGAGGGCAGAAAAAGGAAGATTAATAGGCAATATTTTAATAGAGAGCAATTTGCCTTTGAAAACAAAGACTATTGTGGGTTTTGAAAATCATGGGGGAAGAACTTATCATGATTATGAGCCCTTAGGAAGGGTTATGAAAGGATTTGGAAATAATGGAAAAGATGAAAAAGAGGGATTAGTTTATAAAAACCTTATTGGAACTTATCTACATGGTCCCATTCTTTCAAAAAATCCTCACCTTGCGGATTATATCATTAAAAAAGCCCTTGAAAGAAAATATAAAAAAGAGATTAATTTACCTGAATTAAACGATTGTGAAGAAATGCTTGCTCATGAAAGGGTAAAGAAAAAAATTTTAAGAGAGGGAAAGCTTTATTTTAGGCTTTCCCTCTAA
- a CDS encoding Mur ligase family protein, with the protein MSLKKFRFYFALFVGKLIYYSMKILNLDATTFPGKVALKIYPDFLKEISKRIGIRILITGTNGKTTTNNLLNYVIRSKGYKVIGNLEGANLKSGIATSYIKNSGVFDFGTFEVDEGVFPYVYKDLLPQYVVITNFFRDQLDRYGEIDITVNKILNSIKENTTLILNADDPFVARFSRLSNRKIFYGIGVKIREGVEGIKESIYCPFCGRKLNYEFFNYSQLGKYSCECGFKNPEYDFYISSAHLNGIWTIEISEKSKKYDLTFKYPGVYNLYNVLSAYSILRFLNFDPLETSNIISKFEFKLGRLERFIYRGFDRIIVLVKNPAGYNQVLDTIKDDKEEKVLLLILNDNIADGRDVSWIWDVDFEKINDLKGIQKIIVSGTRGEDLLVRLKYAEIPREKLQLEENLKKAIDYSISFPCKTYILPTYTALFKSRKILIGKVKDGA; encoded by the coding sequence ATGAGCTTGAAAAAGTTTAGATTTTATTTTGCTTTATTTGTAGGTAAGTTAATATACTATTCTATGAAAATTCTTAACCTGGATGCTACTACCTTTCCTGGAAAGGTTGCCTTAAAGATATATCCTGATTTTTTAAAAGAAATTTCAAAAAGAATAGGAATAAGAATTCTAATCACTGGGACCAATGGGAAGACTACTACGAATAATCTTTTAAATTATGTGATAAGAAGCAAAGGATACAAAGTAATAGGGAATTTGGAAGGAGCAAATTTAAAAAGTGGTATTGCTACATCCTATATTAAGAATTCAGGGGTTTTTGATTTTGGAACCTTTGAAGTAGACGAAGGTGTTTTCCCTTATGTATATAAGGATTTGTTGCCCCAATATGTGGTAATAACTAATTTTTTCAGAGATCAACTCGATCGTTATGGAGAGATTGATATTACAGTAAATAAAATATTAAATTCCATAAAAGAAAATACCACCCTTATTCTAAATGCGGATGATCCTTTTGTAGCAAGGTTTTCAAGGCTTTCTAATAGAAAGATTTTTTATGGGATTGGAGTAAAGATAAGGGAAGGGGTAGAAGGAATAAAGGAGAGTATATATTGTCCCTTTTGTGGTAGGAAGTTAAATTATGAGTTTTTTAACTATTCTCAATTGGGAAAGTATAGTTGCGAGTGTGGTTTTAAAAATCCTGAATATGATTTTTATATCTCTTCTGCCCATTTAAATGGAATATGGACTATAGAGATATCGGAAAAAAGTAAAAAATATGATCTTACCTTTAAGTATCCCGGAGTATATAACCTTTATAATGTCTTGTCTGCTTATTCTATCTTGAGATTTCTTAATTTTGATCCTTTAGAGACTTCTAATATAATTTCTAAATTCGAATTTAAATTGGGAAGGCTTGAAAGATTTATTTATAGGGGATTTGATAGAATAATAGTTCTTGTTAAAAATCCTGCTGGATATAATCAGGTTTTAGATACTATTAAGGACGATAAAGAGGAAAAAGTTCTTCTTCTTATTCTGAATGATAATATTGCCGATGGAAGAGATGTTTCTTGGATATGGGATGTGGATTTTGAGAAGATAAATGATCTAAAGGGAATACAAAAGATTATTGTTTCGGGTACTAGAGGAGAGGATCTTCTGGTGAGATTAAAGTATGCGGAGATTCCTCGTGAGAAACTTCAACTTGAAGAAAATTTGAAAAAGGCTATAGATTATTCTATCTCTTTTCCTTGTAAAACTTATATACTTCCTACTTATACTGCTCTTTTTAAAAGTAGAAAAATTCTAATAGGAAAGGTTAAAGATGGAGCTTAA
- the rgy gene encoding reverse gyrase translates to MIEAIFKNLCPNCGGDIASERLLAGLLCEKCLPKEVPQEVLCNHIKEEDYDLCSLKKKYGEWERVFKSFVGFEPWELQKFWAKKLLLGRSFALLAPTGIGKTSWGLATSLYFAKKNKKSYIILPTKLLILQSYEKLKDKIREEDLLVFGLDDTKKEKEEKRERLEKGDFKVLITSSMFLYKNVDIIPKDFGFVFVDDVDSFLKTAKNIDKALYLLGFSEEDINLTMSYIRMRKNGEEEVKRMQEEVRKIAKKAKGVMVVSSATSNPKSERIRLFKELLAFDVGRPVFYLRNVEDIYEEVEDLNKTLVERVKRLGKGGLVFLSSDFGKEYVDEVKNLLINEGISAESYDNLTPEVLEKYQKGEIFVLIGISSYRNPLARGLDLPEVIRYAIFYGVPKIVVNLDLEGNVRHLLIALASIRPLVARDKNLEKHVANLDRWMKTLKRYSSMLNPPRDKVEELRNIIKAFILSPEVYEKIKSADDIAIREENGKWVLVVSDITGYLQASGRTSRLYVGGISKGLSYILVEDKKVFNNLVRKSRWWFSTDIIFKESNTVNLDEILKQIDEDREKIRKKEGRRDDFLKPVLVIVESPHKAWTIANFFGRPISRNVNGQELFEVITEDKYLVITASFGHILDLNKEIGYYGVIENGKFIPVYEPIEGKEKIISGIRDASKEFEMILVATDPDTEGEKISWDLKNLCSPFTKEIRRMEFHEVTKKAILNSLKEYRDVDENLVKAQVVRRISDRWVGFELSQLIQRIFYKNYLSAGRVQTPVLGWVIERAKENKKRVYLVLIKKDGLDLRFEFENKDEAQKFYNELKYIEVTKETEKVEEKSPLPPYTTDAVLKDASDRFKLSVSRTMEVLQELFERGFITYHRTDSTRVSDTGINVAREYINEQFGEEYFRGRTWGEGGAHECIRPTRVLDVEDIKAMIYSGELEGFTPDHLKIYDLVFKRFIASQMRNVILRGYEVLVKAIDKEQKLDVYEEVVQNGFDKIFPIKLAKIPEGEIDVVNNKFFYSIPKVPLFTQGSLVEEMKKRGLGRPSTYATIVSRLLERGYVIEKNGYLIPTPLGEKVYQYLNSDQEKFRFVREDFTRELEELMDKVENGERDYQEILKSLRNELEKV, encoded by the coding sequence TTGATAGAAGCGATTTTTAAGAATCTTTGTCCTAACTGTGGTGGAGATATAGCTTCAGAGAGACTTCTTGCGGGGCTTCTCTGTGAAAAATGTCTTCCTAAAGAAGTTCCGCAAGAAGTCTTATGTAATCATATTAAAGAAGAGGATTATGATCTTTGCTCTTTAAAGAAAAAATATGGTGAATGGGAAAGAGTATTTAAGAGCTTTGTTGGTTTTGAACCTTGGGAACTTCAAAAATTTTGGGCTAAAAAACTTCTTCTTGGAAGATCTTTTGCTCTCCTTGCTCCTACAGGAATAGGTAAAACTTCATGGGGTCTTGCTACTTCATTATATTTTGCTAAGAAAAATAAAAAATCTTACATAATACTTCCCACAAAACTTCTTATCCTTCAAAGCTATGAAAAGTTAAAAGACAAAATAAGGGAAGAAGATCTTCTTGTATTTGGTCTTGATGATACTAAAAAAGAAAAGGAAGAAAAAAGAGAAAGATTAGAAAAGGGTGATTTTAAAGTTTTAATTACCTCCTCTATGTTTCTCTATAAAAACGTGGATATTATTCCTAAAGATTTTGGCTTTGTATTTGTGGATGATGTGGACTCTTTCTTAAAAACTGCAAAGAATATTGATAAAGCTTTATATCTTCTTGGCTTTAGCGAAGAAGATATAAACCTTACCATGAGTTATATACGTATGAGGAAAAATGGAGAAGAAGAAGTTAAAAGAATGCAAGAAGAGGTAAGAAAAATAGCTAAGAAGGCAAAAGGAGTTATGGTGGTTTCCTCCGCCACTAGTAATCCAAAATCGGAGAGGATAAGGTTATTTAAAGAACTTCTTGCCTTTGATGTGGGAAGGCCAGTATTTTATTTAAGAAATGTGGAAGATATATATGAGGAAGTAGAAGATCTTAATAAAACCCTTGTGGAAAGGGTAAAAAGATTAGGAAAAGGTGGACTTGTGTTCCTTTCTTCAGATTTCGGAAAGGAATATGTAGACGAAGTTAAAAATTTACTAATAAATGAAGGAATAAGTGCAGAAAGTTATGACAATTTAACTCCTGAGGTTCTTGAAAAATATCAAAAAGGTGAGATTTTTGTTCTCATAGGTATATCCTCTTATAGAAATCCTCTTGCTAGGGGCTTAGATCTTCCAGAGGTTATAAGATATGCTATTTTTTATGGAGTTCCCAAAATTGTAGTAAATCTTGATCTTGAAGGAAATGTAAGGCATCTACTTATAGCCCTTGCCTCTATAAGACCTCTGGTTGCTAGGGATAAGAATTTAGAAAAACATGTAGCTAATTTGGACCGATGGATGAAGACTTTAAAAAGATATTCATCTATGCTAAATCCTCCGAGGGATAAAGTTGAGGAATTAAGAAATATTATAAAAGCTTTTATCCTTTCTCCTGAGGTTTATGAAAAGATAAAAAGTGCCGATGATATTGCCATAAGAGAGGAAAATGGGAAGTGGGTCCTTGTGGTTTCTGATATTACTGGATATCTTCAGGCGTCGGGTAGGACCTCAAGGCTCTACGTGGGAGGAATATCTAAGGGTTTAAGTTATATTCTTGTAGAGGATAAAAAGGTCTTTAATAACTTAGTAAGAAAGAGTAGATGGTGGTTTAGCACAGATATTATTTTTAAAGAGTCAAATACTGTTAATCTTGACGAAATTTTAAAACAGATTGATGAAGACAGAGAAAAAATTAGAAAAAAAGAAGGAAGAAGAGATGACTTTCTGAAGCCTGTATTGGTTATTGTGGAGTCTCCTCATAAAGCATGGACTATTGCAAATTTCTTTGGAAGACCCATTTCAAGAAATGTAAATGGACAAGAACTCTTTGAGGTAATCACTGAGGATAAATATTTAGTTATTACTGCTTCTTTTGGGCATATTTTGGATTTAAATAAAGAAATTGGTTATTATGGGGTTATTGAAAATGGTAAATTTATACCTGTTTACGAACCTATAGAGGGAAAAGAAAAAATTATCTCTGGCATTAGGGATGCCAGCAAGGAATTTGAAATGATTCTTGTGGCAACTGATCCCGATACAGAGGGAGAAAAGATCTCATGGGATCTTAAAAATTTATGTTCTCCCTTTACAAAAGAGATAAGAAGAATGGAATTTCATGAGGTAACTAAGAAGGCAATACTTAACTCTTTAAAAGAATATAGAGATGTGGATGAAAATCTTGTTAAGGCACAAGTGGTAAGAAGGATATCTGATAGATGGGTGGGTTTTGAATTATCTCAACTTATTCAGAGGATATTCTACAAAAACTATCTTTCTGCTGGAAGGGTGCAAACTCCTGTTTTAGGATGGGTAATTGAGAGGGCAAAGGAAAATAAGAAGAGAGTATATTTAGTATTAATAAAGAAAGATGGACTTGATTTGAGATTTGAATTTGAAAATAAGGATGAAGCTCAAAAATTTTACAATGAGCTTAAGTATATAGAGGTGACAAAAGAGACTGAGAAAGTTGAAGAAAAGAGTCCTCTTCCCCCCTACACTACTGATGCCGTATTAAAAGATGCTTCTGATAGGTTTAAGCTTTCGGTCTCAAGAACTATGGAGGTGCTTCAAGAACTTTTTGAAAGAGGGTTTATTACTTATCATCGTACTGATTCTACAAGGGTATCGGATACAGGAATAAATGTGGCAAGAGAATATATAAATGAGCAATTTGGAGAGGAATATTTTAGGGGAAGAACTTGGGGAGAAGGTGGAGCCCATGAGTGTATTAGACCTACCAGGGTTCTTGATGTGGAAGATATTAAAGCCATGATATATTCGGGAGAGCTTGAAGGATTTACTCCTGATCACTTAAAGATTTATGATCTTGTCTTTAAGCGGTTTATTGCCTCTCAGATGAGAAATGTGATATTAAGGGGATATGAGGTTTTAGTGAAAGCCATTGATAAAGAGCAAAAGTTGGATGTTTATGAAGAAGTTGTTCAAAATGGTTTTGATAAAATCTTCCCTATTAAACTTGCTAAAATACCTGAGGGAGAGATAGATGTAGTTAATAACAAGTTCTTCTATAGTATTCCTAAGGTGCCATTGTTTACCCAAGGCTCTCTTGTAGAAGAGATGAAAAAGCGTGGTCTTGGAAGACCGTCTACTTATGCTACTATTGTAAGTAGGCTCCTTGAGAGAGGATATGTAATAGAGAAAAATGGATATCTCATACCTACACCCTTAGGGGAGAAGGTCTATCAATATCTTAATTCGGACCAAGAGAAGTTTCGTTTTGTGAGGGAGGATTTTACTCGAGAATTAGAAGAGCTGATGGATAAGGTTGAAAATGGAGAGAGGGATTATCAAGAAATTCTTAAAAGTTTAAGAAATGAGCTTGAAAAAGTTTAG